The genome window ATCGGATGTCCGTAGGCGGCTTCCCACATCGCTGAGATCCGTCGCGCCATCTGCCCGAGCAGGTGCGACGCGAGGTGGCGAATGCACACCCACGGCACGATCAGGAAGCGCGTGTTGTACGCCAACAGGTGGCGGTGTTTGGTGCGGGCGTCACGTGACCAACCGATGAAGCGGTCGCGATGGTCCAGGTGGTAGGGAGCCGAGGACCACGCGAAACAGGCGATGGGACGATCCCCGGCGCTCACGAGCACCTTGAGGGATTCGCC of bacterium contains these proteins:
- a CDS encoding DUF4338 domain-containing protein, which gives rise to GESLKVLVSAGDRPIACFAWSSAPYHLDHRDRFIGWSRDARTKHRHLLAYNTRFLIVPWVCIRHLASHLLGQMARRISAMWEAAYGHPIVYLETFVDTERFRGTCYRAANWIPLGLTSGRGKDCPTYEKNRSIKEVFGLPLTKRFREQLSCLG